One genomic segment of Pedosphaera parvula Ellin514 includes these proteins:
- a CDS encoding SDR family NAD(P)-dependent oxidoreductase yields the protein MNIKGKVAVITGAAGGIGRAVANEMANRQVGSLALVDKTEAVHELAKEINQLAGRTVATGYPGDVTEDSFRSFVYRDVHEKHGVVNICVPAAGITRDSLSVKVDKQTDSVVIYPGKTFRLVTEVNLIAPIYWALELVAGIADDRRKNGLKRWHHTEGVQGTIIFIGSVSSQGNKGQLSYSATKAGLEGAASTMNAEAIFHGVRCGIIHPGFTDTPMVRALGEEYIEQNIIPQTQLRRLIKPEEIADAICFMISNPAVSGSIWADAGWRPAA from the coding sequence ATGAACATCAAAGGCAAAGTTGCGGTAATTACAGGGGCCGCAGGGGGCATTGGTCGCGCTGTGGCGAATGAAATGGCAAACCGCCAGGTCGGGTCTCTGGCTTTGGTTGACAAAACCGAAGCCGTGCATGAGCTGGCGAAGGAAATCAACCAACTCGCAGGTCGAACGGTGGCCACCGGATATCCCGGCGACGTCACGGAAGACTCCTTCCGCAGTTTCGTCTATCGGGATGTGCATGAGAAGCATGGGGTTGTAAACATCTGCGTGCCTGCCGCGGGCATCACCCGGGACAGTTTATCGGTTAAAGTCGACAAGCAGACCGACTCGGTGGTGATCTATCCCGGCAAGACCTTCCGGTTGGTGACGGAAGTCAATCTAATCGCTCCAATTTATTGGGCCTTGGAGTTGGTGGCTGGCATTGCGGACGATCGCCGCAAGAATGGACTCAAGCGCTGGCATCACACTGAGGGCGTGCAAGGCACAATTATTTTCATCGGCTCGGTTTCTTCCCAGGGTAACAAGGGGCAACTGAGTTATTCGGCCACCAAGGCGGGGTTGGAGGGGGCCGCGTCAACCATGAACGCAGAAGCCATTTTCCATGGTGTCCGCTGCGGTATCATCCATCCCGGTTTCACGGATACCCCGATGGTTCGGGCGCTGGGGGAAGAATATATCGAGCAGAATATCATTCCTCAGACTCAACTGCGCCGATTGATCAAGCCGGAGGAAATCGCTGATGCCATCTGTTTCATGATCTCGAATCCTGCCGTTAGCGGCTCAATTTGGGCGGATGCGGGTTGGCGTCCAGCGGCGTAA
- a CDS encoding thiolase family protein — protein sequence MLRNVYLAGGARTAVGSFGGAFESMPAPALGSITIHAALERAGIPANQVDEVIFGNVLSAGLGQNVARQAGMGAGLAPDVGATTVNKVCGSSLKSVMLAAQAIQCGDARVVIAGGTENMSRAPYLLEKARNGYRMGNGELIDSLIKDGLWDVYNNLHMGTCGDRCAEKYAFSRQQQDDYAVESFKRAVAASARGSFASEIVPVAVTAGKETVTVKEDETPKKFNEEKLRKLRPAFGKEGTITAGNASSINDGAAAIAVLSEEKMKELGVKPQAKILGYATFSREPELFTIAPVSAISRLLERLSLKVQDVDLFEINEAFAVVTMAAMKDLNIPHDKVNVHGGAIALGHPIGASGARTLVTLLNAMKERGAKIGINALCIGGGEAVAMAVELC from the coding sequence ATGTTAAGAAACGTTTATCTGGCAGGTGGAGCGCGCACCGCGGTTGGAAGTTTTGGGGGTGCTTTTGAGAGCATGCCGGCACCGGCATTGGGCAGCATTACCATTCATGCGGCGCTGGAGCGTGCCGGCATTCCAGCGAATCAGGTGGATGAGGTAATCTTTGGAAACGTGCTTAGCGCCGGGTTAGGCCAGAACGTGGCGCGGCAGGCGGGCATGGGTGCGGGGTTGGCCCCGGATGTCGGCGCGACCACGGTGAACAAGGTTTGTGGTTCCAGCCTTAAGTCTGTCATGCTGGCGGCACAGGCCATTCAGTGCGGTGATGCGCGCGTGGTGATTGCGGGGGGCACGGAGAACATGTCGCGGGCTCCCTATCTTTTGGAAAAAGCCAGGAATGGCTATCGCATGGGCAATGGCGAACTCATCGATTCATTGATCAAGGACGGTTTGTGGGATGTATACAACAACCTCCACATGGGCACGTGCGGTGATCGTTGCGCGGAGAAGTATGCCTTTTCCCGTCAGCAACAGGATGACTATGCGGTGGAAAGCTTCAAGCGGGCCGTCGCAGCCAGTGCCCGCGGCAGCTTCGCATCGGAAATAGTTCCGGTGGCGGTCACGGCCGGGAAGGAAACGGTCACTGTCAAGGAGGACGAAACACCGAAAAAGTTTAATGAAGAAAAGCTTCGCAAACTGCGACCGGCTTTCGGCAAGGAAGGAACCATCACTGCCGGCAACGCCTCCAGCATCAACGATGGCGCGGCGGCGATCGCGGTCCTTTCGGAGGAGAAAATGAAGGAACTGGGCGTCAAACCCCAGGCGAAAATTCTGGGTTACGCCACCTTTTCCCGTGAGCCCGAGTTGTTCACCATCGCTCCGGTCAGTGCCATCAGCCGGTTACTGGAGAGGCTTTCGTTGAAGGTGCAGGATGTGGATCTTTTTGAAATCAACGAGGCTTTTGCCGTGGTGACGATGGCCGCGATGAAGGACCTGAATATTCCTCACGATAAGGTGAACGTTCACGGCGGAGCGATTGCCCTGGGCCATCCCATTGGCGCCAGTGGCGCGCGGACGCTGGTAACACTTCTCAACGCGATGAAAGAGCGTGGAGCAAAAATCGGCATTAACGCCCTCTGTATCGGAGGCGGTGAAGCGGTCGCCATGGCCGTGGAACTTTGCTGA
- a CDS encoding polyhydroxyalkanoate synthesis regulator DNA-binding domain-containing protein: protein MPDNAENNPKHIEIRKYPNRRYYDVTRSKHLTLEDIRSLVREGSDIRVTDSKTSANITAKVLAQIILELDSQKIDMFPVALLMRLIRVNDQMAKDFLERYFDQALSMFLEYRKQFAEQLQGGDGLGAIYSSLANWNRAMLNPFAMQFMGLPGRNPGAAAGEASASKEAPDLQDKVRDLEQQIANLEAKLAAAAKRPKAKPRRRTR, encoded by the coding sequence ATGCCGGACAACGCTGAAAATAATCCGAAACACATCGAAATTCGTAAGTACCCCAACCGCAGGTACTACGATGTTACCCGCAGCAAGCATTTGACCTTGGAGGACATTCGTTCCCTGGTGCGCGAGGGATCTGACATCCGCGTGACCGATTCAAAAACCTCAGCAAATATTACCGCCAAGGTGCTGGCGCAGATTATTCTCGAGCTGGATTCCCAAAAAATCGACATGTTTCCAGTGGCGCTCCTGATGCGTTTGATTCGGGTTAATGACCAGATGGCGAAAGACTTTTTGGAACGCTATTTTGATCAAGCTCTGTCTATGTTTCTTGAGTATCGCAAGCAGTTTGCCGAGCAGTTGCAGGGTGGCGACGGATTAGGGGCCATATACTCTTCCCTGGCCAACTGGAATCGGGCCATGCTGAATCCATTTGCGATGCAATTTATGGGGCTGCCGGGGCGAAACCCGGGGGCCGCGGCGGGCGAAGCTTCAGCCAGCAAGGAGGCTCCGGACCTTCAGGACAAGGTGAGAGATCTGGAGCAACAAATCGCCAATCTGGAGGCGAAACTGGCAGCGGCTGCAAAACGACCAAAGGCAAAACCCAGGCGGAGAACACGATAA